From the Chlamydia ibidis 10-1398/6 genome, the window AAACACAGGGCTTCTTAAGTCAGTTCTTTTTACGTTATAGCTATGAGTATCAGGATAATAGAAGTTTATTTTTTGTAGATCGAACTCTAGATTTGATGTCAAAAGGAGGGATTTATGACCATTTGGGAGGTGGATTTTATTGCTACACGATAGATGATAAGTGGTTGATTCCTTGTTTTGAAAAACGCCTTATAGATAACGCTGTTTTAACATTAGATTATTTGGAAGCTTGGGCATGTTTAGGAAAGAAAGCTTACAACTCTGTTGCTAGACAAACCTTAGCCTACTTACTAACAGAATTGTATGATGCAGAAGTAGGTGCATTCTACACTTCAGAACACGCAGAACATTGGGGAGCGGTCGAAGGTAAGAATTACTATACATGGTCGGGAGAAGAAATTAGACAGGTTCTGGGAGAGAATGCTCAACTATTCTGTGATTACTATGGCATATCTAGAGAAGGTTTCTGTAATGGACGTAATATCCTGCATGTTCCTAATCACTTAGATATAGAAGAATTAATAGATAAGTATAATTGCTCAGTAGAAGAATTTGAGGAGATGATAGATCGCCTTAAAGCGAAATTAAAAAACTATCGTGATAGTAGAACTCAACCGTTTAAAGACGATCAGTCCATAGCATTCCACAATGGATTTATGATCTATGTATTAGCATGCTCTGGGAAAATATTGGGAGATCCCAGCTATGTTAATATAGCAAAAAAATGCGGCTTATTTATTAGAGAACATATGTTCCAAAATGGCAAATTATTGAGGAGATGGCGGGAAGGAGAAGCTAAATATTTGGGAAGTCTTGAGGATTATGCAAGTGTTATTCTTGGTTCCTTAGCTCTATACCAAACTGGCTGTGGGGCAGAGTGGTTGCAATTTAGTGAAGACCTAATGAAAGAAGTATTAGTATCTTTCCGTTGTGAGAATGGGGGGTTTTACACTGCTGATGGCAAAGATCCTAATCTTCTTATGAAGCAGGCTAATTTCTCCGATGGTGAGACAATATCAGGAAACGCTTTGATTTGCCAAGCACTGCTCGATCTGCATGTATTAACTGAAAAAAAACATTATCTGACTCATGCTGAAGATATTCTCCAAATAGCACAAGCTCGTTGGCATACTCATAAGTTTTCTTCTGTTGGTAGTTTATTGGCAGCGCAAAATTACTTTTCTCGTAATCATAAGAAGGTTTTGATTTCTCTAGGAAACTCTGAAGATCGTGAGCGTATACTTGCTTGTTTTAAGGGAAAGTTTTTACCTTATATTTCTCTTGTCTGGATGCAGCAAGGAGAACATGATTGCTTGTTATCTCTGATCCCAGAATATCATCATCATCTTATTCCTAATAATACTGGGGATACGGTTATTTATCTTTTAGAGGCAGGAATGGGTAGAAAGTATACAAGTATACAAGAGTTTTCTGAATATCTTAATAAAGAATCTACTTGATAGCTTTTCGTAAAAACATTCAGCTAACTTGGTGTCATACTGTCCTCGTTATATCTCAAAGTGGCCAAAATTTTGCCAATTTCTTATAGTTAATCCCTAGATATATTAAGGAATTTAGGGTGGCACGTCATGAGACGACAAGCACTAGGTATTTTTTCTTTGGTTGGCTGTGTTTGCTTGCCAGGAACTGGCATCGCTCACGATAGTTTGCCTCTTGGGGCGGCACAAAATTACTTAGGACAAACTCTAGAAGATCCTGCTGGCATCGCTATACATGATCGAGTTCTTTTCAAAATTACAGAGACTGAAGTTGTTACAACTCTAGATGTGATCCATAAGTTAAACTTACTCTTTTATTCCTCTTACCCTCATTTATTGGATTCTCTACCTGCCAGATCTCAATATTATGCCGCTATGTGGCCAGTCGTTCTAGAGTCTGTTATTGACGAATTTCTCATGGTCGCTGATGCTAAAGCTAAGAAAATCTATGTCGATCCTACCACTGTTAACCAAGAAATTGAATCCATGTTCGGTAGAGATCTTTCTGTTTTTCAAACTCATTTTGATATGAGCTCTGAGGATATCTTTAACGTTATTCATCGTACTCTTGTAGCGCAAAGAGTTATGGGGATGATGGTTCGTTCTAAAGTCATGCTTAAAGTAACTCCAGGAAAAATTCGTGAGCATTATCAGAAATTAGTGGAAGAAGCCGCTAATACTTTCCAGTGGAAGTATTGTGTGATAACTATCAAGGCTGCTAATTCATCATTGTGTAGCCAGATAG encodes:
- a CDS encoding thioredoxin domain-containing protein, yielding MSQPIYTNKLISEKSPYLLLYAHNPVNWYPWGEEAFNLAASEDKPIFLSIGCTHSRWCQIMLQESYANPEIAAMLNEFFVNIKVDKEELPQVASLYFDLAQMLSVSGDRHDVPSWPLNVFLTPDLLPFFSISYLSAEGKLGSPSFAQMIEKLHCMWEDHEEREIFVQQAHKVLEITSFIEGCSRKELLAETALKQTTEALFHDVDAHYGGLKSFPKKTQGFLSQFFLRYSYEYQDNRSLFFVDRTLDLMSKGGIYDHLGGGFYCYTIDDKWLIPCFEKRLIDNAVLTLDYLEAWACLGKKAYNSVARQTLAYLLTELYDAEVGAFYTSEHAEHWGAVEGKNYYTWSGEEIRQVLGENAQLFCDYYGISREGFCNGRNILHVPNHLDIEELIDKYNCSVEEFEEMIDRLKAKLKNYRDSRTQPFKDDQSIAFHNGFMIYVLACSGKILGDPSYVNIAKKCGLFIREHMFQNGKLLRRWREGEAKYLGSLEDYASVILGSLALYQTGCGAEWLQFSEDLMKEVLVSFRCENGGFYTADGKDPNLLMKQANFSDGETISGNALICQALLDLHVLTEKKHYLTHAEDILQIAQARWHTHKFSSVGSLLAAQNYFSRNHKKVLISLGNSEDRERILACFKGKFLPYISLVWMQQGEHDCLLSLIPEYHHHLIPNNTGDTVIYLLEAGMGRKYTSIQEFSEYLNKEST